One Vitis riparia cultivar Riparia Gloire de Montpellier isolate 1030 chromosome 4, EGFV_Vit.rip_1.0, whole genome shotgun sequence genomic window carries:
- the LOC117912793 gene encoding eukaryotic translation initiation factor 3 subunit B-like, producing MAEVISMEDIRATASTLGIDVSNIDFDSIRLPPGEDFGITSDDDDLHEEDPLEYDPGFGNIIVVDNLPVVPREKFEKLEGVVRKIYSQIGVIKEDGLWMPVDSDTQKTLGYCFIEYNTPQEAELAREKTNGYKLDRAHIFAVNMFDDFDRFMKVPDEWAPPETKPYTPGENLQHWLTDEKARDQFVIRAGSDTEVLWNDARHLKPEPVYKRAYWTESFVQWSPLGTYLATVHRQGAAVWGGATAFNRLMRYAHPQVKLIDFSPGEKYLVTYSSHEPSNPRDTHRVVLNVFDVRTGKVMRDFKGSMDEFSVGGAGGVSGVSWPVFRWGGGKEDKYFARIGKNVISVYETETFSLIDKKSLKVENVMDLSWSPADPILALFVPELGGGNQPARVSLVQIPSKEELRQKNLFSVSDCKMYWQSNGDYLAVKVDRYTKTKKSTYTGFELFRIKERDIPIEVLELENKNDKIIAFAWEPKGHRFAVIHGDSPRPDVSFYSMRSGSNTGRVSKLTTLKGKQANALFWSPAGRYIILAGLKGFNGQLEFYNVDELETMATAEHFMATDIEWDPTGRYVATSVTSVHEMENGFNIWSFNGKLLYRILKDHFFQFLWRPRPPSFLSPEKEEEIAKNLKKYSKKYEAEDQDVSMLLSEQDREKRKMLKDEWERWVNDWKRWHEEEKAERQRLRDGEASDEEEEYEAKEVEVEELLDVSEEVLSFDLDQE from the exons tgatgatgatgatcttCATGAAGAGGATCCTCTTGAATACGATCCTGGTTTTGGTAACATCATTGTTGTGGATAATCTCCCTGTTGTTCCTCGTGAGAAATTTGAGAAGCTTGAAGGGGTTGTTCGCAAAATTTACAGTCAGATTGGTGTCATAAAGGAGGATGGACTTTGGATGCCTGTTGATTCTGATACCCAGAAAACATTGGGTTATTGCTTTATTGAGTATAATACCCCTCAG GAAGCCGAGCTTGCTCGGGAGAAGACCAATGGGTACAAGTTGGACAGGGCACATATATTTGCTGTAAATATGTTTGATGACTTTGACAGGTTCATGAAAGTTCCTGATGAGTGGGCACCTCCTGAAACCAAGCCATATACCCCTGGG GAAAATTTACAACACTGGCTTACTGATGAAAAGGCAAGAGATCAGTTTGTGATTCGTGCTGGCTCAGACACGGAGGTTTTATGGAATGATGCAAGACATTTGAAGCCTGAGCCTGTTTACAAACGTGCT TACTGGACTGAGAGTTTTGTGCAGTGGTCCCCACTAGGGACTTACTTGGCAACAGTTCACAGGCAGGGTGCTGCTGTCTGGGGAGGTGCTACTGCCTTCAACCGCCTAATGCGTTATGCTCATCCCCAG GTTAAACTGATTGATTTCTCCCCTGGTGAGAAGTATTTGGTCACCTACAGCAGCCATGAACCAAGCAATCCTCGTGATACTCAT AGGGTTGTTCTGAATGTGTTTGATGTGAGAACTGGAAAAGTGATGAGAGATTTCAAGGGAAGTATGGACGAATTTTCAGTTGGAGGAGCTGGGGGTGTTTCTGGGGTCTCTTGGCCTGTTTTCAG GTGGGGAGGCGGCAAAGAAGATAAGTACTTTGCCAGGATTGGGAAAAATGTGATCTCTGTCTATGAAACAGAAACGTTTTCTCTTATTGACAAGAAATCCTTGAAGGTTGAAAATGTTATGGACTTAAGTTGGTCACCAGCTGATCCCATTCTTGCCCTCTTTGTTCCTGAACTTGGTGGTGGGAATCAACCTGCTAGG GTGAGTCTGGTTCAAATCCCCAGTAAAGAGGAGTTGAGGCAGAAGAATCTCTTTAGTGTTAGTGACTGCAAAATGTACTGGCAAAGCAATGGGGACTACCTGGCTGTTAAGGTTGATCGATACACAAAAACTAAGAAAAGCACATACACTGGCTTTGAGCTTTTCCGAATTAAAGAAAGGGATATACCAATTGAGGTTTTGGAGCTTGAGAATAAGAATGACAAGATTATTGCATTTGCTTGGGAGCCAAAAGGTCATAGGTTTGCGGTTATTCATGGGGATAGCCCAAGGCCTGATGTAAGTTTTTACTCGATGCGTAGTGGCAGTAATACAGGCCGGGTCTCTAAACTCACTACTCTCAAGGGGAAGCAGGCAAATGCCCTTTTCTGGTCACCAGCTGGTCGCTATATCATACTTGCAGGGCTGAAGGGATTCAATGGACAGTTGGAATTTTACAATGTTGATGAGCTTGAAACCATGGCAACTGCTGAACATTTCATGGCTACAGATATTGAATGGGATCCTACAGGAAG GTATGTTGCAACTTCAGTTACTTCAGTTCATGAGATGGAAAATGGCTTCAACATATGGTCCTTCAACGGCAAGCTCCTGTATCGGATACTAAAGGATCACTTCTTCCAG TTCTTGTGGCGTCCACGACCACCATCCTTCTTGAGTCCCGAGAAAGAGGAAGAGATAgcaaagaacttgaaaaagtaCAGTAAGAAGTACGAGGCAGAGGACCAGGATGTCTCTATGTTATTAAGTGAGCAGGATCGTGAGAAGCGGAAGATGTTGAAGGATGAATGGGAAAGGTGGGTCAATGACTGGAAGCGGTGGCATGAGGAAGAGAAAGCCGAGAGGCAGAGGCTCAGGGATGGTGAAGCCAGTGACGAGGAAGAGGAGTACGAGGCTAAGGAAGTTGAAGTTGAGGAGCTGTTGGACGTCTCAGAGGAGGTGCTTTCTTTTGATTTGGATCAGGAGTGA
- the LOC117912220 gene encoding aspartyl protease family protein At5g10770-like codes for MELSLRANLMATPISTICLLRFLLYAFLLSFKSGFAFEGRESAESHHVQPTHHNVHITSLMPSSACSPSPKGHDQRASLEVVHKHGPCSKLRPHKANSPSHTQILAQDESRVASIQSRLAKNLAGGSNLKASKATLPSKSASTLGSGNYVVTVGLGSPKRDLTFIFDTGSDLTWTQCKPCVGYCYQQQEHIFEPSTSLSYSNVSCDSPSCEKLKSATGNSPGCSSSTCLYGIRYGDGSYSIGFFAKEKLSLTSTDVFNNFQFGCGQNNRGLFGGTAGLLGLARNPLSLVSQTAQKYGKVFSYCLPSSSSSTGYLSFGSGDGDSKAVMFTPSEVNSDYPSFYFLDMVGISVGERKLPIPKSVFSTAGTIIDSGTVISRLPPTVYSSVQKVFRELMSDYPRVKGVSILDTCYDLSKYKTVKVPKIILYFSGGAEMDLAPEGIIYVLKASQVCLAFAGNSGDDEVAIIGNVQQKTIHVVYDDAEGRVGFAPRGCN; via the exons ATGGAGCTGAGCCTGAGAGCTAATTTGATGGCCACTCCCATTTCCACCATCTGCCTCTTGAGGTTTCTGCTGTATGCTTTCCTTCTTTCCTTCAAGAGTGGCTTTGCTTTTGAAGGAAGAGAGAGTGCAGAGAGCCACCATGTCCAACCCACTCATCACAATGTTCATATCACTTCTCTCATGCCATCAAGTGCTTGCAGCCCCTCTCCCAAAG GCCATGACCAAAGGGCATCTCTAGAAGTGGTTCACAAACACGGACCATGTTCGAAACTCAGACCACACAAGGCTAATTCTCCCTCTCACACCCAGATACTCGCCCAAGACGAGTCTCGCGTCGCCTCAATTCAATCAAGGCTAGCCAAGAACCTTGCAGGTGGAAGCAATTTAAAGGCCTCTAAGGCCACCCTCCCAAGCAAGTCCGCAAGCACACTCGGATCAGGCAACTATGTAGTGACAGTAGGCCTTGGCTCACCAAAAAGAGACCTCACTTTCATATTTGACACTGGGAGTGACCTCACTTGGACTCAATGTAAGCCCTGTGTAGGGTATTGTTACCAACAACAAGAACACATCTTCGAGCCCTCCACATCCCTCTCTTACTCTAACGTCTCTTGTGACTCACCATCATGCGAAAAACTCAAGTCTGCCACCGGCAACTCTCCCGGCTGCTCATCCTCCACTTGTCTTTACGGCATACGATATGGTGACGGGTCCTACTCTATTGGATTCTTTGCTAAAGAAAAGCTTTCCTTGACATCCACAGATGTGTTCAATAATTTCCAATTCGGGTGTGGGCAAAATAACCGTGGTCTATTTGGTGGCACAGCAGGGTTGCTGGGATTAGCGCGTAATCCTCTATCCCTTGTGTCTCAGACAGCTCAAAAGTATGGCAAAGTTTTCTCCTACTGCCTCCCATCTTCCAGCAGCTCAACCGGATATCTTTCCTTTGGAAGTGGTGATGGAGATTCTAAAGCAGTGATGTTTACCCCGTCTGAGGTGAACTCAGACTACCCCTCATTTTACTTCCTGGACATGGTGGGGATAAGCGTTGGTGAACGCAAATTACCGATACCTAAATCAGTGTTTTCCACAGCAGGCACCATCATAGACTCGGGGACAGTCATAAGTCGATTGCCCCCAACAGTATACTCTAGTGTTCAGAAAGTTTTCCGGGAACTGATGTCCGATTATCCAAGGGTAAAGGGAGTTTCTATACTTGACACTTGCTATGACCTTAGCAAATATAAGACTGTGAAAGTACCCAAGATCATTCTATACTTCAGTGGTGGTGCGGAGATGGACTTAGCTCCAGAAGGGATCATTTATGTTTTGAAGGCATCACAAGTCTGCCTGGCTTTTGCCGGAAACAGTGGTGATGATGAAGTGGCCATAATAGGAAATGTGCAGCAAAAAACAATTCATGTGGTGTACGATGACGCTGAAGGGAGGGTTGGGTTCGCCCCAAGAGGCTGCAACTAA